The Ensifer adhaerens genome contains a region encoding:
- a CDS encoding pyridoxamine 5'-phosphate oxidase family protein codes for MLIREMTRQECLDLVAENHIARLGCTRDGQPYIVPIQYALAANRLYSFSMPGQKIDWMRANPRVCVQIDTATDRQNWQSVVIYGRYQELPDTKQWHREHMNAWSLLEKRINWWEPGGLKPGEQPVAGAYPHLFFEIAIEDLTGRAASIG; via the coding sequence GGAATGTCTCGACCTGGTCGCCGAGAACCATATCGCCCGGCTCGGCTGCACCCGGGATGGCCAGCCCTATATCGTTCCCATCCAGTATGCGTTGGCCGCCAACCGGCTCTATAGCTTTTCAATGCCGGGGCAGAAGATCGACTGGATGCGCGCCAATCCGCGTGTTTGCGTACAGATCGACACGGCAACGGATCGGCAGAACTGGCAAAGCGTCGTGATCTACGGCCGTTACCAGGAACTGCCGGATACGAAGCAATGGCATCGCGAACACATGAACGCCTGGTCGCTTCTCGAAAAGCGCATCAATTGGTGGGAACCGGGCGGCCTGAAGCCGGGCGAGCAGCCCGTAGCCGGTGCATACCCGCATCTCTTCTTCGAGATCGCGATCGAAGACCTGACCGGACGTGCGGCCTCTATCGGCTGA